The following coding sequences are from one Ornithodoros turicata isolate Travis chromosome 1, ASM3712646v1, whole genome shotgun sequence window:
- the LOC135380866 gene encoding uncharacterized protein LOC135380866, giving the protein MPPVEEWSMAAVPFGTAASPFLLATTLSHHLRLMKEKFPETATVLESSMYVDDTITGDATLDEELCICSESTDIFKRAGMELDKWASSSKALNDVFEEHTAKNMTRTLGTTAETKVLGVVWNREDDVFKFDTSAVVEFLTSRKNTKRFLLQATARIFYPLGFLSPFMIRVKTLFQKIWELGIDWDSELPDDFSSEWDTCCQDNPKLSLLHTLRCLIPISEQTRYTIQLHVFTDASPHTYGTAVYLRVRDETGQVHVNHMLAKAQV; this is encoded by the coding sequence ATGCCTCCGGTGGAAGAATGGAGTATGGCTGCTGTACCTTTCGGGACAGCAGCGAGTCCGTTTCTGCTAGCGACAACCCTCTCCCATCATCTCAGACTTATGAAGGAGAAATTCCCTGAAACTGCGACAGTGCTAGAGAGCTCCATGTATGTTGATGACACGATTACCGgagatgcaacattggatgAAGAGCTGTGCATCTGCTCTGAATCAACTGACATTTTCAAAAGGGCAGGGATGGAGCTCGACAAATGGGCGTCTAGCTCTAAGGCACTAAACGATGTGTTTGAGGAACATACCGccaaaaacatgacccgcacaCTGGGAACAACTGCTGAAACAAAGGTGCTTGGAGTCGTATGGAACAGAGAAGACGACGTGTTCAAGTTTGACACTTCTGCCGTCGTTGAGTTCCTCACAAGTCGAAAGAACACGAAGCGATTTTTGCTCCAAGCAACGGCTAGAATATTTTACCCTTTGGGATTTCTTTCTCCATTCATGATCCGCGTGAAGACATTGTTTCAAAAGATCTGGGAACTCGGAATCGATTGGGACTCTGAACTACCAGATGATTTCAGCTCAGAGTGGGACACGTGCTGCCAAGATAATCCTAAGCTGAGCCTGCTACATACGCTGCGGTGTCTCATTCCTATCAGTGAGCAGACTCGGTACACTATCCAGCTTCACGTGTTCACCGATGCCAGTCCGCACACGTACGGGACTGCTGTGTACCTGCGAGTGCGGGATGAGACTGGACAAGTGCACGTGAACCACATGCTTGCGAAGGCACAAGTATGA